The Fusobacterium sp. SYSU M8D902 genome contains the following window.
CCACCAGCCATTACTGCTGCGTGAGGATAATAATTTCCAGCTGCTATCATTGCAATACCAAATGTAAAACTTGCTTTATTGATAGGTCCACCCATATCAATAGCCATCATCCCTGCAACAATAACTCCAAGTAAGACTAAGTTTCCTGTACCAAGTCCACCTAAGAAAGATGTCATTCCATTATTAAGAAATACTACAGGAGTTAAAATAACTTTATACATCAATACTCCTGTTATTAAGATTCCAAATACTGGATAGAATAAAACAGGTTTTAATCCTTCTAAACTTTCAGGTAAAACTCTCAGTACTTTTTTTAATAAAAGAACTATATATCCACCTAAAAATCCACCAATTAATGCACCTAAAAATCCAGCTCCATTATTTGCTGAAATAAGTCCAGCTACCATTGCTGGTGCAAATCCAGGTCTATCTGCTATACTCATTCCTATAAATCCAGCCATTACTGGTACCATTAGGAAAAAGGCATTTTTGCCACCAATATCACTTAATAATTTTGCTATTGGACTAAAACTTGGATCTGCTGGATCTGCTGCTTTTATTCCAAACATAAATGAAAGTGCTATCAATATTCCTCCACCTACAACAAAAGGCAACATATTTGAAACACCAGACATTAAATGCTTGTAAAATCCTTTTTTCTCTCCAGAACTACCTGCTGTTTTTCCAGATTGAGCTTTATATATCTTTGCTTTTTGTTCAACTGCATTTTTTATAAGCTTTTCAGGATTTTTTATTCCCTCTACAACTGGAACAATCTCAACATGTTTCCCATGAAATCTATCCATTTCAACATTTTTATCTGCTGCTACTATTATTCCTTTAGCATTTTTTATCTCTTCATCAGTTAATCTGTTTTTTACCCCAGTAGAACCATTTGTTTCTACTTTAATAGTTATTCCCATCTCTTTAGCTTTTTTCATAAGGGTATCTGCTGCCATATATGTATGGGCTATTCCTGTTGGACAAGCTGTAACTGCCAAAACTGTAAAATTTTGATTGTTATCCTCTTTCTCTTCTTCTTTAACCTTTCCCTCGTCTAATAATAAATTTAAAATCTCATCTTTTGTTTCTGCCTTAAGTAAATTTTCTCTTAAATTATCATCCAATAATAGAGTTGTAAGTTTTGATAGTACTTCTATATGTGAATCTGTTGCATCAGCTGGAGCAGCTATCATAAAAAATAATTTTGAAGGTTCTCCATCAAGAGAATCATAATCAACACCTTCTAAAGATCTTCCAAAGGCGATACTTGGAATTTTCACTGCTTTTGTCTTAGCATGAGGAATAGCTATCCCCTCTTCTAGTCCAGTAGAGCTTTGAGATTCTCTTTTTAAAATCTCTTTTTTATACTCTTCTCTGTCATTTAATCTACCATTATCCATCAACATACCTATCATTTCATCTATGACTTCTTCTTTTGTTTTTCCTTTAAGATTTAAATTCATACAATTTTTAATAAGCATATCTTTTAACATTTTTACCTCCTAAATTTTTTTTATTTCTATTTCATTTAATAGTTTTTTCATACTTTCAAAATCTGTCAATCCTTGAGAGAAAGCTGTCGAACTTCCTGAAGCTATCCCATATCTATATGATTCTTCTATAGTTTTTCCTGTTGAAATTCCGTAAATTATTCCAGCTACCATTGAATCTCCAGCTCCTACTGAGCTGATTAGTTTCCCATTGGGTACATTTCCTCTATATACCCCATCTTTTGTTATAAGGATAGATCCATCTTTTCCCAAAGATACTAGAACATTTTCGCTTCCTAATTTCAATAATTTTTTCCCAGCCTCTATAATCTCTTCATCAGTTGTATATTTTTCTCCAAAAAAATCTTCTAATTCATGATTATTGGGTTTAACTAAAAATACTCCTTCCTTTAAAACCTTTTTTAAAGTTTCTCCTCTAGTATCTAAGATAATTTTTACTCCTTGAGGTAGTTCAGAAATTATTTGCTCATATATATTTTGAGGAAGAGAACTTGGTATACTTCCAGATAATACCAACATATCTCCAGATTTTATATCTTTTATCTTATTTAAAAATTCTTTGTACTTCTCACTGCTTATATTTGGAGATTTTCCAGCTATCTCACTTTCATTTGACAAAGTTTTTATTTTTAAATTTATTCTTGTCATATCTTCTATATTTACAAAATTTTCTTGAATTCCTTCAGATTTTAGATTATTTTTTATATAATCCCCTGTAAATCCTCCTACAAATCCTAAGTTTATACTCTCTTCTCCAAAATTTTTAAGAACCTTGGATACATTTATACCCTTTCCTCCTGATAGTGTATAGGCAGATTTAGCTTGGTTTAATCCTCCCTCTTGAAAATCTTCAAGTCCTATATAATAATCAACAGCTGGATTTAAAGTTACTGTATAAATCATTTTTCTCCTCCTATATCTTCTGGTATATCTTTATCAGATATTATTTTTCCATCTTTTAATTCTGCAAACTTTATAAAACTTTTCTTAAAAAATTTAGTGTGATCACATAAGAAAAATTTTTCTTTCGCTCTTTTTATAGCCTCTACTTTTACAAGTGCTTCATCTGGATCTGGGGTAAAATATCCATCTTCACTTACTCCGTTAGCTCCTAAAAAAGCTATATCAAAATTAAAATTTTTAAGTGAATTAACAGCTATTCCACCAATCATAGCTCCTGTTTTTTCCTTCATTTTTCCACCCAAAAGATACACTTCACTATGTTTTAATTTTAATAACTCCTTTATATGATGAAAACTATTTGTTACTATCTTCAACTCTTTATAATTATTTAAGTATTTTATTAAGGTTCCAGTTGTACTTCCAGCATCAATATATATCATCTGCCCATCTTCTATATACTCTATTACTTTTTTTGCTATAATATCCTTTTCTTCAATATTGATCAGTTTTTTATAACCAATATCCTCTTCCTTTGTTTCTACTAAAACTGCTCCCCCATGAATTCTTCTTATTTTTTTCTTATTTTCTAAAAAATTTAGATCTCTTCTTGCAGTTGCTTCAGATATCTTTAATTCTTCAACAATCTCTTGTAATTTTATATTTTTTCTTTTCTTTATTAACTCTAATATAAGGTTATATCTCTCTACGCTTAACATCTTATCACCTCAAGACAATATTATCACATTTTTATAATAAAAACAATATTTTTCTTTCAAATTCTTTTAATTTCTTTCAAATTCTTTCAAGTAAAATATAAAGTTCATTCTCTATAATAAAAAATAGAGTAACTTTTAAAGCTACTCCATTTTTTAATCTCTATTTATCAATCTATCATAAGTCAAGTTTATTCCAATAGCTCCTAAAGGGGCAGTTATTAACACACTTAAGATCGCTATTGCCTGCATAATCTCTCCACCTATCACTCCCATTTGAAGAGGAATTCCAGCTTTAGCTGACTGAACAGTTGCCTTTGGAAGATATGCTATTATACAAAATAATCTCTCTTTATAATCTAAATCTGTACCTATTAGAGATATCAATACTCCAATAGATCTAATTGTTAGAGAGAAAAATAATATCACTACACCAATAAAGAAATATCCACCTATAAGTCTTGGATTTATTGCCATTCCTACAAAAGTAAAGAGATATATTTTTCCATATTTCCAAATATTATTCATACCTTGATGAATCTCTTTATACTTTTCTTTTTGATAATAACGTATAAAAAATCCTAAAGACATTATAGTCAAAAGAGAGTTATATAGATTAAAATGAAATCTATTTTCAATATATCTCAATCCTAAACAGATTAAAAACACTGTTGCTAATCTAATCTTTATATTTTTTATAAGTAAAAAACTTTTACTTCCAATATACCCTACACAAGCTCCCACTAAAAGGCTCACTATTATTGAGATAGGAAGGATTATTAACTGTAACTTCAGATTAAAATCTCCTCCATTTATTCCTTGAAAATATATAGCTAAAAAAGAGGTAAATAGTGTTATAGCTATTGAATCATCTGCTGAAGCTCCTACCAATAGTAGTTGTGGAATAGATTTTTTCTGACCAACTTTCTTCTCAATTAGATTTACCATTGCTGGTATCAAGACTGCTGGACTTACTGCTGCTATTATAAAGCCTAAAATAGCCCCTTGAACAAAGGTAAAGTCTAAAAATATTGTAGCTAAATAAGCTATTGTAAATCCCTCTAAAGTAGCTGGAATAATACTTAAACAAACAGCTGGTCTTCCAATTTTTTTTATCTGATCAACACCTATTCCCAATCCACCTATAAAAAGAACTGTCACCAAAGCAATATCTTTTAAAATTGGTGATATTTTTAATGCTAAATCTGGTATCTTATCTAAACCATATGGTCCTATTATAAGCCCTGCCACCATCATTCCTAACAATGAAGGTAATCTCAATTTTTCAAACAACTTACCAATAAAGTTTGAATAAAAAGCTAATACTACTAAAAAAACTAATGTAATCAAATACTGCATATGTAAACCTCCTAAAAATAAAAAGACTCCTACCCTTAAAGAGTAGGAGTCATTAGCTTTCGCACTTAAAGGCGAACTCCATCGCCTATTATTCAATATCTAATATTATAACATATTTTTTTTCTC
Protein-coding sequences here:
- the pfkB gene encoding 1-phosphofructokinase, with amino-acid sequence MIYTVTLNPAVDYYIGLEDFQEGGLNQAKSAYTLSGGKGINVSKVLKNFGEESINLGFVGGFTGDYIKNNLKSEGIQENFVNIEDMTRINLKIKTLSNESEIAGKSPNISSEKYKEFLNKIKDIKSGDMLVLSGSIPSSLPQNIYEQIISELPQGVKIILDTRGETLKKVLKEGVFLVKPNNHELEDFFGEKYTTDEEIIEAGKKLLKLGSENVLVSLGKDGSILITKDGVYRGNVPNGKLISSVGAGDSMVAGIIYGISTGKTIEESYRYGIASGSSTAFSQGLTDFESMKKLLNEIEIKKI
- a CDS encoding cation:proton antiporter yields the protein MQYLITLVFLVVLAFYSNFIGKLFEKLRLPSLLGMMVAGLIIGPYGLDKIPDLALKISPILKDIALVTVLFIGGLGIGVDQIKKIGRPAVCLSIIPATLEGFTIAYLATIFLDFTFVQGAILGFIIAAVSPAVLIPAMVNLIEKKVGQKKSIPQLLLVGASADDSIAITLFTSFLAIYFQGINGGDFNLKLQLIILPISIIVSLLVGACVGYIGSKSFLLIKNIKIRLATVFLICLGLRYIENRFHFNLYNSLLTIMSLGFFIRYYQKEKYKEIHQGMNNIWKYGKIYLFTFVGMAINPRLIGGYFFIGVVILFFSLTIRSIGVLISLIGTDLDYKERLFCIIAYLPKATVQSAKAGIPLQMGVIGGEIMQAIAILSVLITAPLGAIGINLTYDRLINRD
- a CDS encoding fructose-specific PTS transporter subunit EIIC, with protein sequence MLKDMLIKNCMNLNLKGKTKEEVIDEMIGMLMDNGRLNDREEYKKEILKRESQSSTGLEEGIAIPHAKTKAVKIPSIAFGRSLEGVDYDSLDGEPSKLFFMIAAPADATDSHIEVLSKLTTLLLDDNLRENLLKAETKDEILNLLLDEGKVKEEEKEDNNQNFTVLAVTACPTGIAHTYMAADTLMKKAKEMGITIKVETNGSTGVKNRLTDEEIKNAKGIIVAADKNVEMDRFHGKHVEIVPVVEGIKNPEKLIKNAVEQKAKIYKAQSGKTAGSSGEKKGFYKHLMSGVSNMLPFVVGGGILIALSFMFGIKAADPADPSFSPIAKLLSDIGGKNAFFLMVPVMAGFIGMSIADRPGFAPAMVAGLISANNGAGFLGALIGGFLGGYIVLLLKKVLRVLPESLEGLKPVLFYPVFGILITGVLMYKVILTPVVFLNNGMTSFLGGLGTGNLVLLGVIVAGMMAIDMGGPINKASFTFGIAMIAAGNYYPHAAVMAGGMVPPLGIALATTIYKNRFTKDEREAGKTCYIMGASFITEGAIPFAAADPMRVIPACVIGAGLAGGLSMLFKVQLPAPHGGLFVLPVMTNPMMYLVAVIAGSVVTALLLGMLKKTITE
- a CDS encoding DeoR/GlpR family DNA-binding transcription regulator, translated to MLSVERYNLILELIKKRKNIKLQEIVEELKISEATARRDLNFLENKKKIRRIHGGAVLVETKEEDIGYKKLINIEEKDIIAKKVIEYIEDGQMIYIDAGSTTGTLIKYLNNYKELKIVTNSFHHIKELLKLKHSEVYLLGGKMKEKTGAMIGGIAVNSLKNFNFDIAFLGANGVSEDGYFTPDPDEALVKVEAIKRAKEKFFLCDHTKFFKKSFIKFAELKDGKIISDKDIPEDIGGEK